One part of the Mesorhizobium sp. M4B.F.Ca.ET.058.02.1.1 genome encodes these proteins:
- a CDS encoding 3-deoxy-7-phosphoheptulonate synthase, translated as MLTTTDDLRVTDLKELSTPEEVMREIPRTLTATRTVTASRNAIHSILTGADDRLLVIVGPCSIHDPVAAMDYASRLAALREALADRLEIVMRVYFEKPRTTVGWKGLINDPDLDGSFNIDKGLRMARNVLAAVNNLGLPAATEFLDMTTPQYIADLVAWGAIGARTTESQIHRELASGLSCPVGFKNGTDGNLRIAAEAVKSAAQPHHFMAVTKGGRSAIAATTGNEDCHVILRGGIQPNYDAASVAASAAELGRIGVAPRLMIDVSHANSSKRPENQPKVAADVAGQVATGDERIIGVMIESNLVAGRQDVVPGKPLTYGQSITDGCIDWATTETVLHGLAGAVEWRRSVKREMLATRQGAA; from the coding sequence GTGTTGACCACCACAGACGACCTTCGGGTCACCGACCTCAAGGAACTGAGCACGCCGGAAGAGGTGATGCGCGAGATACCGCGCACGCTGACGGCGACGCGCACCGTTACCGCGTCGCGCAACGCCATCCATTCGATCCTGACGGGTGCCGACGACCGGCTTTTGGTCATCGTCGGCCCCTGTTCGATCCACGATCCGGTCGCCGCGATGGACTACGCCAGCCGTCTGGCGGCGCTGCGCGAAGCCCTTGCCGACCGGCTCGAGATCGTCATGCGCGTCTATTTCGAGAAGCCGCGCACCACGGTCGGTTGGAAGGGTCTGATCAACGATCCCGACCTCGACGGCAGCTTCAACATCGACAAGGGGTTGCGTATGGCGCGCAACGTGCTCGCCGCCGTCAACAATCTCGGCCTGCCGGCGGCGACCGAGTTCCTCGATATGACCACGCCGCAATACATCGCCGACCTCGTCGCCTGGGGCGCCATCGGCGCGCGCACAACCGAAAGCCAGATCCATCGCGAGCTGGCGTCGGGCCTCTCCTGCCCGGTCGGCTTCAAGAACGGCACCGACGGTAATCTTCGGATCGCCGCCGAGGCGGTGAAATCGGCCGCGCAGCCGCATCATTTCATGGCGGTGACCAAGGGCGGGCGGAGCGCGATCGCGGCGACCACCGGCAACGAGGACTGCCACGTCATCCTGCGCGGCGGGATCCAGCCCAACTACGACGCGGCGAGCGTCGCCGCGTCCGCTGCGGAACTCGGACGCATCGGGGTCGCGCCGCGTCTGATGATCGATGTCAGCCACGCCAACAGCAGCAAGAGGCCGGAGAACCAGCCCAAGGTGGCGGCCGACGTGGCCGGCCAGGTGGCGACCGGCGACGAGCGCATCATCGGCGTCATGATCGAGAGCAACCTCGTCGCCGGCCGCCAGGACGTGGTGCCGGGCAAGCCGCTCACCTACGGCCAGAGCATCACCGATGGCTGCATCGACTGGGCGACCACCGAGACGGTGCTGCACGGGCTTGCCGGCGCGGTCGAATGGCGCCGGTCCGTGAAACGCGAAATGCTGGCGACCCGGCAGGGCGCGGCCTGA
- a CDS encoding SDR family oxidoreductase translates to MSGLAGRNSETRAIVTGGAQGIGFAVAEALADEGCRALALVGRSQEKGDKAVAALKKGGVDAIFISADVARVADCKRAVDTAIAHFGTLNALVNAAATSARGSLIETTEDVFDQIFDTNVRGPFFLMQGLVAHLLARKAPGSIVNVLSMSAHAGQSFLTPYSTSKGALMTLTKNVASSYRRNRIRCNAVLPGWMDTEGEAIVQKKWHDAPDDWLEKAEAAQPMGQLVKPAQLARLITYMLSPQAGVMTGSLVDYDQNVAGVIGE, encoded by the coding sequence ATGAGCGGTTTGGCCGGTCGCAATTCGGAAACGCGCGCCATCGTCACCGGCGGCGCGCAAGGTATCGGCTTCGCCGTCGCCGAGGCGCTGGCCGACGAGGGCTGCCGCGCGCTGGCGCTGGTCGGCCGCTCGCAGGAGAAGGGCGACAAGGCCGTCGCGGCGCTGAAGAAGGGCGGCGTCGACGCCATCTTCATCAGCGCCGACGTCGCCAGGGTCGCCGACTGCAAGCGCGCTGTCGACACGGCGATCGCGCATTTCGGCACGCTGAACGCGCTGGTCAACGCCGCCGCCACCTCGGCGCGCGGCTCGCTTATCGAAACGACAGAGGACGTCTTCGACCAGATTTTCGACACCAATGTACGCGGCCCCTTCTTCCTGATGCAGGGCCTGGTCGCGCATCTTCTGGCGCGTAAGGCGCCGGGCTCGATCGTCAACGTGCTGTCGATGTCGGCGCATGCCGGACAGTCCTTCCTGACGCCCTATTCGACCAGCAAGGGCGCGCTGATGACGCTGACCAAGAATGTCGCCAGCTCCTATCGGAGGAACCGCATCCGCTGCAACGCCGTGCTGCCCGGCTGGATGGACACAGAGGGCGAGGCGATCGTGCAGAAGAAGTGGCACGACGCGCCGGACGACTGGCTGGAAAAGGCCGAGGCCGCGCAGCCGATGGGCCAATTGGTCAAGCCCGCGCAGCTTGCCCGGCTGATCACCTATATGCTGAGCCCGCAGGCCGGCGTCATGACCGGCTCGCTGGTCGACTATGACCAGAACGTCGCCGGCGTGATCGGCGAGTAA
- the iolG gene encoding inositol 2-dehydrogenase, protein MTIRFALLGAGRIGKVHARAVGSNPDAKLVAVADAFEKAASDLASAYGAEVRSIEAIEKAKDIDAVIICTPTDTHADLIERFAKAGKAIFCEKPIDLDFKRVEKCLAVVEKAGATLMVGFNRRFDPHFAAVRKAIDDGAIGAVEMVTITSRDPGAPPLEYIARSGGIFRDMTIHDFDMARFLLGEEPVAVSAHASVLVDKKIGEAGDFDSVSVILETASGKQAVISNSRRATYGYDQRIEVHGSKGMVAAENQRPVSIELANDKGYTRPPLHDFFMTRYLDAYANEIAAFIGAATKGKKAAPSGTDGLVALKLADAALKSAKTGKTVRVD, encoded by the coding sequence ATGACTATCCGCTTCGCTCTTCTCGGCGCCGGCCGCATCGGCAAGGTCCATGCCCGCGCCGTCGGCTCCAATCCCGACGCAAAACTGGTTGCCGTTGCCGATGCTTTCGAGAAGGCGGCGAGCGATCTGGCCTCGGCCTATGGCGCCGAAGTGCGCAGCATCGAGGCCATCGAGAAGGCCAAGGACATCGACGCCGTCATCATCTGCACGCCCACCGACACCCATGCCGACCTCATCGAGCGCTTTGCCAAGGCCGGCAAGGCGATCTTCTGCGAGAAGCCGATCGACCTCGACTTCAAGCGCGTGGAAAAATGCCTGGCCGTGGTCGAGAAGGCCGGCGCCACGCTGATGGTAGGCTTCAACCGCCGCTTCGACCCGCATTTCGCCGCCGTGCGCAAGGCGATCGATGACGGCGCCATTGGCGCGGTCGAGATGGTCACCATCACCTCGCGCGATCCGGGCGCGCCGCCGCTCGAGTACATCGCCCGCTCGGGCGGCATCTTCCGCGATATGACCATCCACGATTTCGACATGGCGCGCTTCCTGCTCGGCGAGGAGCCGGTGGCGGTCAGCGCCCATGCCTCGGTGCTGGTCGACAAGAAGATCGGCGAGGCCGGCGATTTCGACTCGGTCAGCGTCATCCTGGAAACCGCGTCGGGCAAGCAGGCCGTCATCTCCAACTCGCGTCGCGCCACCTATGGCTACGACCAGCGCATCGAGGTGCACGGCTCGAAGGGCATGGTCGCCGCCGAGAACCAGCGGCCGGTGTCGATCGAGCTCGCCAACGACAAGGGCTACACCCGCCCGCCGCTGCACGACTTCTTCATGACCCGCTACCTCGACGCCTACGCCAACGAGATCGCCGCCTTCATCGGCGCGGCAACCAAGGGCAAGAAGGCGGCGCCAAGCGGAACGGACGGCCTTGTGGCGCTGAAGCTTGCGGACGCCGCGCTGAAGTCGGCGAAGACCGGCAAGACTGTTCGCGTCGACTGA
- a CDS encoding ATP-binding cassette domain-containing protein: MSDIVLKTENLTKRYGGVHALEGANFELRKGEHVAIMGDNGAGKSTFVRQITGVEQRTDGKVWFDGKEVNFAGPIEAREAGIETVFQNLALADDLDVPSNLFLGREKVLFNLGPFSILDRKFMRKATEAALVRTAVKIPNLSSTIRHMSGGQRQCVAIARTATFASKLIIMDEPTAALGVQETAQVENIIRTLKENGEPLILISHNMRQVFDLVDRIVVFRRGKIVANLRKQDTDGNDIVAYITGAKTGQAELQAA; this comes from the coding sequence ATGTCGGACATCGTCCTCAAGACCGAAAACCTGACCAAGCGCTATGGCGGCGTGCATGCTCTCGAAGGCGCGAACTTCGAACTGCGCAAGGGCGAGCATGTCGCCATCATGGGCGACAACGGCGCCGGCAAGTCGACCTTCGTGCGCCAGATCACCGGCGTCGAGCAGCGAACCGACGGCAAGGTCTGGTTCGACGGCAAGGAAGTGAACTTCGCCGGGCCGATCGAGGCGCGCGAGGCCGGCATCGAGACCGTGTTCCAGAACCTCGCGCTCGCCGACGATCTCGACGTGCCGTCCAACCTCTTCCTCGGCCGCGAGAAGGTGTTGTTCAATCTCGGCCCCTTCTCGATCCTCGACCGCAAATTCATGCGCAAGGCGACCGAGGCGGCATTGGTCCGCACCGCGGTGAAGATCCCGAACCTCTCGAGCACCATCCGCCACATGTCGGGCGGCCAGCGCCAGTGCGTGGCGATCGCCCGCACAGCGACCTTCGCCTCCAAGCTGATCATCATGGACGAGCCGACGGCGGCCCTTGGCGTGCAGGAGACGGCGCAGGTCGAAAACATCATCCGCACGCTGAAGGAGAATGGCGAACCGCTGATCCTGATCAGCCACAACATGCGCCAGGTGTTCGACCTGGTCGACCGCATCGTCGTCTTCCGGCGCGGCAAGATCGTCGCCAATTTGCGCAAGCAGGACACCGACGGCAACGACATCGTCGCCTACATCACCGGCGCCAAGACCGGGCAGGCGGAGCTCCAGGCGGCCTGA
- a CDS encoding ABC transporter permease: MAQTSHGVGGLTYDAKKRAWPAEFNVFLALVILVVVFELIGRIFLGDSFLFNTRSDVGRIFNEARLQIIILQVSIVGIIAIGVTQVIISGGIDLSSGSIVGATAMIAMSFAQVATVNGNPNPKAMFLAQGWTDLPVIVPLLVAISCGLIAGLINGALIAYTRIPPFIATLGMMVTARGIAKWWSKGQPISFPTDSFAAIGKGLMPVIIFISLAILFQLILSYTRYGKHCYAIGSNEDAARMSGIKIANHKVLVYVIAGILASVAAVVLSSKNLTAQAGMGVMYELDAIAMAVIGGVSLSGGRGSIIGTVIGSLIFGVIISGFTFLRLDAYYQEMVKGVIIVGAVVLDQWRQRRRAIGA, translated from the coding sequence GTGGCACAGACATCTCATGGCGTCGGCGGGCTGACCTACGATGCGAAGAAACGCGCATGGCCGGCCGAGTTCAACGTTTTCCTGGCGCTGGTAATTCTCGTTGTCGTCTTCGAGTTGATCGGCCGGATCTTTCTTGGTGACAGCTTCCTGTTCAACACCCGCAGCGACGTTGGCCGGATCTTCAACGAGGCCCGCCTGCAGATCATCATCCTGCAGGTTTCGATCGTCGGCATCATCGCTATCGGCGTGACGCAGGTGATCATCAGCGGCGGCATCGACCTGTCCTCGGGCTCGATCGTCGGCGCGACGGCGATGATCGCCATGAGCTTTGCCCAGGTAGCGACGGTCAATGGCAACCCGAACCCCAAGGCGATGTTCCTGGCGCAGGGCTGGACCGACCTGCCCGTGATCGTCCCGCTGCTCGTCGCCATCTCTTGCGGTCTTATCGCCGGCCTGATCAACGGTGCGCTGATCGCCTATACGCGCATCCCGCCCTTCATCGCCACGCTCGGCATGATGGTCACCGCGCGCGGCATCGCCAAATGGTGGTCGAAGGGTCAACCGATCTCGTTTCCGACCGACAGTTTCGCCGCCATCGGCAAGGGCCTGATGCCGGTTATCATCTTCATTTCGCTGGCGATCCTGTTCCAGCTCATCTTGAGCTACACCAGATACGGCAAGCACTGTTACGCCATCGGCTCCAATGAGGACGCCGCACGCATGTCCGGCATCAAGATCGCCAACCACAAGGTGCTGGTCTATGTCATCGCCGGCATTCTCGCTTCCGTTGCCGCGGTGGTGCTGTCCTCCAAGAACCTCACCGCCCAGGCCGGCATGGGCGTGATGTACGAGCTCGATGCGATCGCCATGGCGGTCATCGGCGGCGTCTCGCTGTCGGGCGGCCGCGGCTCGATCATCGGCACCGTCATCGGCTCGCTGATCTTCGGCGTCATCATTTCCGGCTTTACCTTCCTGCGCCTCGACGCCTACTACCAGGAGATGGTCAAGGGCGTGATCATCGTCGGCGCGGTGGTTCTCGATCAATGGCGCCAGCGTCGCCGCGCGATAGGAGCTTGA
- a CDS encoding sugar ABC transporter substrate-binding protein — protein MKKLLLGVALSALMSSSAFAAKIGVSMALFDDNFLTVLRNGMIAQAKGMSGVELQVEDAQNDVAKQLDQIKNFAASGVDAIIVNPVDTSATQAMSDAAAAAKIPLVYVNREPVNVDTLPDNQAFVASNEAESGTLETQEACRLFKEAGKKEANVYVIMGELSNQAAVQRTKDIEEVIATPDCSFIKIIDKQTSNWKRDEAQNLMTNWLSAGKPFDGVIANNDESAIGAIQAMKAANIDMKSVVVGGVDATQDALAAMQAGDLDVTVFQDAAGQGAGALDAALKLAKGEKVEHKVYIPFQLVTPANIDKFLKKN, from the coding sequence ATGAAGAAACTGCTTTTGGGCGTCGCACTGTCGGCGCTTATGAGTTCGTCCGCCTTCGCCGCCAAGATCGGCGTTTCGATGGCGCTTTTCGACGACAACTTCCTGACCGTTCTGCGCAACGGCATGATCGCGCAGGCCAAGGGCATGAGCGGTGTCGAACTGCAGGTCGAAGACGCGCAGAACGACGTCGCCAAGCAGCTTGACCAGATCAAGAACTTCGCCGCCTCGGGCGTCGACGCCATCATCGTCAACCCGGTCGATACCTCGGCCACCCAGGCGATGTCGGACGCGGCTGCCGCGGCCAAGATCCCGCTGGTCTATGTCAACCGCGAGCCGGTCAACGTCGATACGCTGCCGGACAACCAAGCCTTCGTCGCCTCGAACGAGGCTGAATCCGGCACGTTGGAAACCCAGGAAGCCTGCCGCCTGTTCAAGGAAGCGGGCAAGAAGGAAGCCAATGTCTACGTGATCATGGGCGAGCTTTCCAACCAGGCCGCGGTGCAGCGCACCAAGGACATCGAGGAAGTCATTGCTACGCCGGACTGCAGCTTCATCAAGATCATCGACAAGCAGACCTCGAACTGGAAGCGTGACGAGGCCCAGAACCTGATGACCAACTGGTTGTCGGCCGGCAAGCCCTTCGATGGCGTCATCGCCAACAACGACGAAAGCGCCATCGGCGCCATTCAGGCGATGAAGGCCGCCAACATCGACATGAAGTCGGTGGTCGTCGGCGGCGTCGACGCCACCCAGGACGCGCTTGCCGCAATGCAGGCGGGCGATCTCGACGTGACGGTGTTCCAGGACGCCGCTGGCCAGGGCGCCGGCGCGCTGGACGCCGCGCTGAAGCTCGCCAAGGGCGAGAAGGTGGAACACAAGGTCTATATCCCGTTCCAACTCGTCACGCCGGCCAACATCGACAAGTTCCTGAAGAAGAACTGA
- a CDS encoding LacI family DNA-binding transcriptional regulator, whose product MAKRPTITDLARVSGVSVATVDRVLNNRLPVKEETARRVYEAATEIGYHAAGLIRQRMRQELPEYRLGFLLLRGNDIFYGDFARELELAVSQSQRFRGVATIDFAASLAADEIAAQTRRLAAKSRAVAVVGPDHPTLTATVEALKARNVPVFSLLSDFAAGIREGYVGLDNRKVGRTAAWMIAKAARKPGKVALFVGSHRFHGHELREIGFRSFFREHAPEFIVMETLVNLEANQVTHDAMIDLLARHPDLAGCYVAGGGMEGAVSALRAARPAHMPVVVCNEINAESRAALADNILTMVISTPLAALCRELVDLMAHAIEAGAANAPGQTFLPFDIYLPENI is encoded by the coding sequence ATGGCAAAGCGGCCGACCATTACCGATCTGGCACGCGTCTCCGGTGTCAGCGTTGCCACCGTTGATCGCGTCTTGAACAACCGCCTGCCGGTAAAGGAGGAAACGGCGCGCCGCGTCTATGAGGCTGCGACCGAGATCGGCTATCACGCCGCGGGACTGATCAGGCAGCGCATGCGCCAGGAATTGCCGGAATACCGCCTGGGCTTTCTGCTGTTGCGAGGCAATGATATTTTCTACGGCGATTTCGCGCGGGAGCTGGAACTTGCAGTCTCGCAATCGCAGCGCTTTCGCGGCGTCGCGACGATCGATTTCGCCGCGTCGCTGGCCGCCGACGAGATCGCCGCCCAGACACGCAGGCTGGCCGCGAAATCGAGGGCCGTGGCCGTCGTCGGTCCGGACCACCCGACGCTGACGGCGACGGTGGAGGCCCTGAAGGCCAGGAATGTACCGGTGTTCTCCTTGCTGTCCGACTTCGCCGCCGGCATCCGCGAGGGCTATGTCGGCCTCGACAACCGCAAGGTCGGTCGCACCGCGGCCTGGATGATCGCCAAGGCGGCCAGGAAGCCGGGCAAGGTCGCCCTCTTCGTCGGCAGCCACCGCTTCCATGGCCATGAACTGCGCGAGATCGGCTTCCGCTCCTTCTTCCGCGAGCATGCCCCGGAATTCATCGTAATGGAGACTCTGGTCAACCTGGAAGCGAACCAGGTGACCCACGATGCGATGATCGATCTCCTTGCCCGGCATCCGGACCTCGCCGGCTGCTATGTCGCCGGCGGTGGCATGGAAGGCGCGGTCTCGGCGCTGCGAGCAGCGCGGCCCGCGCATATGCCGGTCGTCGTCTGCAACGAGATCAACGCAGAATCGCGCGCGGCACTCGCCGACAACATCCTCACCATGGTGATCTCCACGCCACTCGCCGCGCTCTGCCGCGAGCTTGTCGATCTGATGGCCCATGCCATCGAGGCCGGCGCCGCCAACGCGCCTGGCCAGACCTTCCTGCCATTCGACATCTATCTGCCGGAAAACATCTAG
- a CDS encoding fatty acid desaturase family protein: protein MTAMMDAAPSRRDYSLVGRDARLAVENGLSAAEWYHTDIPRKQMKELMQRSDQPAIRDTVIWLGALVLSAAGGAWFWGTWWCVPFFFVYGTLYGSSTDSRWHECGHGTAFRTQWMNDAIYQIACFMIMRNPVTWRWSHTRHHTDTIIVGRDPEIAVMRPPDLIRTALAFVGVLDAWRAMSDMLRNAAGNISAAEKTFIPEQEQPKAIRIARIWAAIYAATIASAFYFDSFLPLMLVGLPRLYGAWHHVMTGLLQHGGLADNVIDHRLNSRTVYMNPISRFIYWNMNYHVEHHMFPMVPYHALPRLHELIKHDLPAPTPSILAGYREMIPAFLRQLRYEDYFIKRELPPTARPYREDLHSDHPTAAAAE from the coding sequence ATGACGGCAATGATGGACGCGGCGCCATCCCGGCGCGACTACAGCCTGGTTGGCCGCGACGCCAGGCTGGCGGTGGAGAATGGTCTCTCGGCGGCCGAGTGGTACCACACCGACATCCCGCGCAAGCAGATGAAGGAATTGATGCAGCGCTCGGACCAGCCGGCGATCCGCGACACCGTCATCTGGCTCGGCGCCTTGGTCCTCAGCGCCGCCGGCGGCGCCTGGTTCTGGGGCACGTGGTGGTGCGTGCCGTTCTTCTTCGTCTACGGCACGCTTTACGGCTCCTCGACCGATTCACGCTGGCACGAATGCGGCCACGGCACCGCCTTTCGCACGCAGTGGATGAACGACGCCATCTACCAAATCGCCTGCTTCATGATCATGCGCAACCCGGTGACCTGGCGCTGGAGCCACACGCGCCACCACACCGACACCATCATCGTCGGCCGCGATCCGGAAATCGCCGTGATGCGGCCGCCGGACCTGATCCGCACGGCACTGGCCTTCGTCGGCGTCCTCGACGCCTGGCGCGCGATGAGCGACATGCTGCGCAACGCGGCCGGCAACATCAGCGCGGCGGAAAAGACCTTCATTCCCGAGCAGGAGCAGCCGAAGGCGATCCGCATCGCCCGCATCTGGGCGGCGATCTATGCCGCCACGATCGCGTCGGCGTTCTATTTCGACTCGTTCCTGCCGCTGATGCTGGTCGGGCTGCCCAGGCTCTACGGCGCCTGGCATCACGTCATGACCGGCCTGTTGCAGCATGGCGGCCTTGCCGACAACGTCATCGACCACCGCCTCAACAGCCGCACCGTCTACATGAATCCGATCAGCAGGTTCATCTACTGGAACATGAACTACCATGTGGAGCACCACATGTTTCCGATGGTGCCCTACCACGCGCTGCCCAGGCTGCACGAGTTGATCAAGCATGACCTGCCGGCGCCGACGCCGTCGATCCTGGCCGGCTACCGCGAGATGATCCCGGCCTTCCTGCGCCAGCTTCGCTACGAGGATTACTTCATCAAGCGGGAGCTGCCGCCGACGGCCCGCCCCTATCGCGAGGATCTGCACAGCGATCATCCCACGGCTGCAGCGGCCGAATGA
- a CDS encoding MocE family 2Fe-2S type ferredoxin, whose translation MSDWVEACAAGDIDEEDVMRFDHGGRTFAIYRSPDDEYFATDGLCTHEKVHLAGGLVMDDIIECPKHNGRFNYKTGDARGAPVCVNLKTYPVKVDAGKVLIQIG comes from the coding sequence ATGAGTGACTGGGTCGAGGCCTGTGCGGCCGGAGACATCGACGAGGAAGACGTTATGCGGTTCGATCATGGCGGCCGTACCTTCGCCATCTATCGCAGCCCGGATGACGAGTATTTCGCGACAGATGGGCTGTGCACGCATGAGAAAGTGCATCTGGCGGGCGGACTGGTGATGGACGACATCATCGAGTGCCCGAAGCACAATGGCCGCTTCAACTACAAGACCGGCGACGCCAGGGGCGCCCCGGTCTGCGTCAACCTCAAGACCTATCCGGTCAAGGTCGACGCCGGCAAAGTCCTCATTCAGATCGGGTGA
- a CDS encoding FAD-dependent oxidoreductase, translating to MSGGMVIIGAGECGGRAALALRDLGFEGAVTLIGDEPHLPYERPPLSKEAMTGEVPAIKAITSEELLAERSIRHIRSVRAVAIDRAAHAVRLSDGSSLPYDKLLLATGSLPRKLPMPGLGERCVYLRTFNDALAIRAHLNPKSRIAIVGGGFIGLELAASSRKLGATVTVIEAQPRILMRGVPAEIAAAIHAAHEAEGVIILAGQGIEAIADDGKEVRITLTGGRQIAADLAVIGIGAVPVTGLAAEAGLTIDNGIAVDAELRTADPDIFAAGDCCSFPLAVYGGRRVRLEAWRNAQEQGALAAKNMLGAGEAHASVPWFWSDQYGLTLQIAGLSDEGKSMVRRDLDDGAFILFHLADDGRLVAASGIGPGNAVARDIRLAEMLIAKRAAPAPAALGSQTVKLKSLLAA from the coding sequence ATGTCCGGGGGAATGGTCATCATCGGCGCCGGCGAATGCGGCGGGCGCGCCGCGCTCGCCTTGCGCGATCTCGGCTTCGAGGGCGCGGTGACGCTGATCGGCGACGAGCCGCATCTGCCCTATGAACGGCCGCCGCTGTCGAAGGAGGCGATGACCGGCGAAGTGCCGGCGATCAAGGCGATCACCAGCGAGGAGCTTCTGGCCGAACGCTCGATCCGGCACATCCGTTCGGTCCGCGCCGTGGCGATCGACCGCGCCGCGCATGCGGTTCGACTGTCGGACGGTTCTTCGCTTCCCTACGACAAGCTGTTGCTGGCGACCGGCTCGCTACCGCGCAAGCTGCCGATGCCGGGGCTGGGCGAACGCTGTGTCTATCTTCGGACCTTCAACGACGCTCTGGCCATCCGCGCGCATCTCAATCCAAAAAGCCGCATCGCCATCGTCGGTGGCGGCTTCATCGGGCTGGAGCTTGCCGCTTCGTCGCGCAAGCTCGGCGCCACGGTCACCGTCATCGAAGCGCAGCCGCGCATCCTGATGCGCGGCGTGCCGGCCGAGATCGCCGCGGCAATCCACGCGGCGCATGAGGCGGAAGGCGTGATCATCCTCGCCGGCCAGGGCATAGAAGCAATCGCCGATGACGGCAAAGAGGTGCGCATCACGCTTACCGGCGGACGACAAATCGCCGCCGACCTCGCGGTGATCGGCATCGGCGCCGTGCCGGTGACCGGGCTTGCCGCGGAAGCAGGGCTTACGATCGACAACGGCATCGCCGTCGATGCCGAGCTGCGCACCGCCGACCCGGACATCTTCGCCGCCGGCGACTGCTGCTCGTTCCCGCTTGCCGTCTATGGCGGCCGCCGCGTGCGGCTGGAAGCCTGGCGCAACGCCCAGGAGCAGGGCGCGCTGGCGGCGAAAAACATGCTCGGCGCCGGCGAGGCGCATGCGTCGGTGCCGTGGTTTTGGTCGGATCAGTATGGGCTGACCCTGCAGATCGCCGGGCTTTCCGACGAGGGCAAGAGCATGGTGCGCCGCGACCTCGACGACGGCGCCTTCATCCTGTTCCACCTGGCGGACGACGGACGGCTGGTGGCGGCGAGCGGCATCGGTCCGGGCAATGCGGTGGCGCGCGATATCCGCCTGGCGGAAATGCTGATCGCCAAGCGCGCGGCGCCGGCGCCGGCGGCGCTCGGCTCGCAAACGGTCAAGCTCAAATCGCTGCTGGCGGCGTGA
- a CDS encoding 3-methyl-2-oxobutanoate hydroxymethyltransferase encodes MARNRPTVADLQALKGKRQLSKLRVFSLEEAEAAESAGIDIISVTYDLIFDPRFRDAAPTCFAIPGDEQAKMGATTDDILRTAVKLRAASADAMYCSASLQTIRRLRDEHIPVCGHVGLVPAHATWTGGFKAVGKTAESAAFVWKQVKDLEAAGAFAAEIEVVPAEVASAISRRTPLIMISMGAGAGCDAQYLFSEDVLGTNRGRYPRHAKRYRDLAAEFDRIQSERIAAFREYAADIQSGAYPEPRHMVEADALELRKFEAFLDAEG; translated from the coding sequence ATGGCACGCAACAGACCGACGGTCGCCGACCTGCAAGCGCTGAAGGGCAAGCGTCAGTTGTCCAAGCTGCGCGTCTTCTCGCTGGAAGAAGCGGAAGCCGCCGAAAGCGCTGGCATCGACATCATCTCGGTCACCTATGACCTGATCTTCGACCCGCGTTTCCGCGACGCCGCGCCGACCTGCTTCGCCATTCCCGGCGACGAACAGGCCAAGATGGGCGCCACCACCGACGATATCCTGCGCACAGCGGTGAAGCTGCGCGCGGCGAGCGCCGATGCGATGTACTGCTCGGCCAGTTTGCAGACGATCCGCCGGCTGCGCGACGAGCACATCCCGGTCTGCGGCCATGTCGGCCTGGTCCCGGCGCATGCGACCTGGACCGGCGGCTTCAAGGCGGTCGGCAAGACCGCCGAGAGCGCCGCTTTCGTCTGGAAGCAGGTCAAGGACCTCGAGGCGGCCGGCGCCTTCGCCGCCGAAATCGAGGTGGTGCCGGCCGAGGTCGCCAGCGCGATCTCGCGGCGCACGCCGCTGATCATGATCTCGATGGGTGCCGGCGCCGGCTGCGATGCCCAGTATCTGTTCTCGGAAGACGTGCTCGGCACCAATCGCGGCCGCTATCCGCGCCACGCCAAGCGCTACCGCGATCTCGCGGCGGAGTTCGACCGCATTCAGAGCGAGCGCATCGCCGCGTTCCGCGAATATGCCGCCGACATCCAGTCGGGCGCCTATCCGGAACCGCGCCACATGGTCGAGGCGGACGCGCTGGAATTGCGCAAGTTCGAGGCGTTCCTCGACGCGGAAGGCTAA